A single genomic interval of Nymphalis io chromosome 30, ilAglIoxx1.1, whole genome shotgun sequence harbors:
- the LOC126779825 gene encoding uncharacterized protein LOC126779825, translating into MDQDTAAQDPKPLAEVDLAAISVQSRILPFWRDLPRAWFIQFEAVVDPLKTSDDQKFRYVLQQLQATDLQHVTDILYDTPSTDKYITLKNRLLAVYEKSDVKNFQKLVSGLQLGDQKLSQLLRKMRELSAGMITNEGLRIEWLNHLPTQIRVVLSVNTESSLDTLAAMADKMAEYSELAMIAAVSTATTTTNDAVSTQIAMLSKQLEKLSLEINEIRGRSTHRQYRRYRSQSRPRSNSNSTRNKSSVKPGDATWECKYHYRFGDKAKRCESPCCRRNKALN; encoded by the coding sequence ATGGATCAAGATACTGCTGCTCAAGACCCCAAACCTCTGGCCGAGGTAGACCTGGCAGCCATCTCCGTACAGTCACGGATACTACCATTCTGGAGGGACCTTCCACGAGCCTGGTTCATACAATTTGAAGCTGTCGTCGACCCCTTGAAGACGTCCGATGATCAGAAGTTCCGTTACGTCCTGCAACAGCTGCAAGCCACGGACCTGCAACACGTCACCGACATTCTATACGACACGCCGTCTACTGATAAATACATCACATTGAAGAACCGACTACTCGCCGTATATGAAAAATCAGACGTAAAGAACTTCCAGAAGCTCGTCAGCGGTCTACAGCTGGGTGACCAGAAACTCTCTCAATTACTTCGCAAGATGCGAGAACTAAGCGCCGGTATGATTACGAACGAAGGGCTCCGTATCGAGTGGCTTAACCATTTACCTACTCAGATACGCGTTGTTCTATCCGTAAATACCGAGTCATCACTCGACACACTCGCCGCCATGGCCGACAAGATGGCGGAATACTCCGAGCTCGCGATGATCGCCGCTGTATCGACCGCAACAACAACTACGAACGACGCCGTATCAACACAAATAGCAATGTTATCGAAGCAGCTAGAAAAATTGTCGCTAGAAATCAACGAAATACGCGGCCGCTCCACACATCGTCAATACCGTCGCTATCGCTCCCAGTCAAGGCCACGATCCAATTCAAACTCAACAAGAAACAAATCATCTGTGAAGCCCGGCGATGCCACGTGGGAATGTAAATACCATTACCGATTCGGCGATAAAGCGAAGCGTTGCGAATCGCCGTGTTGCCGAAGAAACAAAGCTTTAAACTAG
- the LOC126779826 gene encoding uncharacterized protein LOC126779826 has protein sequence MNTDIGTWTKACINCQRAKIHRHVITPLGEFPPSQRFEHIHIDIVGPLRPSKECRYLVTMIDRCTKWPEAVPIQDITAENVAKALYEQWIARFGCPLRISTDQGRQFESELFNSLMKRFGITRIRTTAYHPQSNGQIERWHRTLKAALIAREATIQWTDELPTMLLGLRTALRSDNNFSPAIITYGTTLRIPADFFVPTQSKIDDAEYVRRLTENMATLQPTPRSHTPQNKPFVYKDLATCTHVFVRNDTVRAPLTSPYDGPYEILKRYDKYFQIHLPTRTTVVALDRLKPAYTYNESPSSEDPPVSSRCQDNSPTYTTRSGRKVKPSVRFS, from the coding sequence ATGAACACAGACATCGGTACATGGACTAAGGCGTGTATTAATTGTCAACGAGCAAAAATACATCGACACGTCATCACACCCTTAGGCGAGTTCCCGCCGTCACAGCGCTTCGAACATATACACATCGACATAGTCGGACCGCTAAGACCGTCGAAGGAGTGTCGATATCTAGTGACTATGATCGATCGCTGTACGAAGTGGCCCGAAGCAGTACCGATACAAGATATAACAGCTGAAAACGTCGCAAAAGCCTTATACGAACAATGGATCGCACGTTTCGGTTGCCCGCTGCGTATATCAACGGATCAAGGACGTCAGTTCGAATCCGAGCTATTCAATTCTCTCATGAAAAGATTCGGAATTACAAGAATTCGAACTACTGCATACCACCCGCAATCGAATGGCCAAATTGAGCGATGGCACCGAACCCTGAAAGCTGCACTGATAGCGCGCGAAGCTACAATTCAATGGACGGACGAGTTACCCACCATGCTACTCGGTTTACGCACGGCGTTACGCAGCGATAACAACTTTAGTCCGGCAATTATTACCTACGGTACTACTCTGCGCATACCTGCAGATTTCTTCGTACCTACACAGTCGAAGATTGACGACGCCGAGTATGTACGCCGCCTCACCGAGAACATGGCAACGCTACAACCAACGCCGCGCTCGCACACGCCGCAAAACAAACCATTTGTTTACAAAGACCTAGCGACGTGTACGCATGTATTCGTGCGCAACGATACAGTTCGAGCTCCACTAACTTCGCCGTACGATGGGCCTTACGAAATTTTGAAACGCTACGACAAGTACTTCCAGATACATCTGCCAACACGCACGACAGTTGTCGCATTGGACAGACTCAAGCCAGCATATACATACAACGAGTCGCCATCGTCTGAGGACCCACCGGTCAGCAGCAGATGCCAGGACAACTCTCCGACCTACACGACGAGATCTGGAAGAAAAGTCAAGCCATCCGTACGATTTTCTTGA